The DNA region CCTGAGCCGCGACTCCACCCGGCTCTGGACGCGGGCCGAGATCGAGCTCGCCGACGCCGCCCGGCGGTCGCTCTCACTGGTGGCGGTGGGCGCCGACACCAGCGAGGTCACCGCCGCGGTCCGCCGCGCCGTCCGCACCGTCGACACCGTCGGCAGCGCCCCCGCGCACGTGCTGCTGGTGCTGCTCCCCGACGTCGACGAGGGCGGCGCCGAGGCCGTCGCCGGCCGGGTCGCCGCCGGGCTCGCCACCCTGGATCCGGCGCCGGTGGTGGGCCGGGTGACCCGCCGGGACGGCGAGGACGACACCGACCTGCTCGCCCGTGCGGTGGTGCAGGTGATCCTCAGGCGGGTGGGCTGACCCGGCGACCGGCGGCATACTGCGCGGGATGACCGGCGCCCCCCCGCCGGCGGAGCGCCCCTGGTGGCAGGACGCCGTGCTCTACCACATCTACTGCCGCTCGTTCGCCGACTCCGACGGCGACGGCGTCGGCGATCTGCGCGGCATCGTCGAGCACCTCGACCACCTCGCCTGGCTGGGCGTCGGCGGGATCTGGCTGTCGCCGACGATGCCCTCGCCGAACGCCGACTGGGGCTACGACGTCTCCGATCACCACGGGGTCGACCCCGTCCTGGGCAGCCTCGACGACCTCGACGACCTCGTCGAGCGCGCCGGCGGGCTCGGCATCCGGGTGCTGCTCGACCTGGTGCCCAACCACACCAGCGACCGGCACCCGTGGTTCCTCGACGCCCGCTCGTCGCGGACCGCCGCCCACCGCGACTGGTACGTGTGGGCCGACCCGGGCCCGGACGGCGCGCCGCCGAACAACTGGCTGAGCTTCACCGGCGGGCCGGCGTGGACCCTCGACCCGACCACCGGGCAGATGTACCTGCACAACTTCGTCGATGCCCAGCCCGACCTCGACTGGTGGAACCCGCAGGTGCGGAGCGCCTTCGAGGACATCCTCCGCTTCTGGTTCGACCGCGGCATCGCCGGCTTCCGCATCGACACCGCCAACCGGCTGGTGAAGGACCGCCTGCTCCGCGACAACCCTCCGGCGCACGGCGATCTCCACCAGCAGGTCACCGGCATGCCCCAGGAGCAGCGCTACAACGCCAACCGGCCGGAGGTCCACGAGGTGCTGCGCGGCTGGCGGCGCCTCGCCGAGCGGTGGGCGCCGCCGCGGCTGCTGATCGGCGAGACGTTCCTGTTCGACCTCGACGCGATGGCCTCGTACCACGGCGCCGGCGACGAGCTGCAGCTCACCCTCAACCTCCCCTTCATGTTCACACCGCTGCGGGCCGGGGCGCTCCGCGCGGTGGTGGAGCGCACCGAGGCGGCGCTGCCCCCGGGCGCCTGGCCGCTCTGGCTGGGCTCGAACCACGACCTGCCGCGGCTGGCGACGCGCTGGTGCGCCGGTGATCCCGCCCGGGTGCGCTGCGCCCTGCTGATGCTGCTCACCCTGCGCGGCACCCCGCTGCTGTACTACGGCGACGAGATCGGGATGGGCGACACCCCCGTGCCCGCGGAGCGGGTGCGCGACCCGCTGGGACGGTTCGGGAGCGGGCGCCCCGGCCGCGACGGAGCGCGTACCCCGATGCGCTGGCGCGGCGGACCGGGCGCCGGCTTCACCGCCTCCGGGG from Candidatus Dormiibacterota bacterium includes:
- a CDS encoding alpha-amylase family glycosyl hydrolase; the encoded protein is MTGAPPPAERPWWQDAVLYHIYCRSFADSDGDGVGDLRGIVEHLDHLAWLGVGGIWLSPTMPSPNADWGYDVSDHHGVDPVLGSLDDLDDLVERAGGLGIRVLLDLVPNHTSDRHPWFLDARSSRTAAHRDWYVWADPGPDGAPPNNWLSFTGGPAWTLDPTTGQMYLHNFVDAQPDLDWWNPQVRSAFEDILRFWFDRGIAGFRIDTANRLVKDRLLRDNPPAHGDLHQQVTGMPQEQRYNANRPEVHEVLRGWRRLAERWAPPRLLIGETFLFDLDAMASYHGAGDELQLTLNLPFMFTPLRAGALRAVVERTEAALPPGAWPLWLGSNHDLPRLATRWCAGDPARVRCALLMLLTLRGTPLLYYGDEIGMGDTPVPAERVRDPLGRFGSGRPGRDGARTPMRWRGGPGAGFTASGVEPWLPLGTEPGVDVAGQRADPGSVLHLCRDAIRLRAAEPDLRDGTQRSLPSPPEVWAFRRGESVTVVLNLDGAPATVGGVEGTVLLGTDRSRDGERVRGCLELRGWEGTVIRG